Genomic segment of Betaproteobacteria bacterium:
TATCGCATTCCTCACACCCGGCGGCGCGGAATATTTCCCCTTTCCATCCCGGGTCGACACCAAGTATCTTCAGCGTCAGTTCGTCGTCGGGACGGTAAGGCTCACGACAATGCATGCACACACGCCGCATGAGGCGTTGCGCAACGACACCGATAATGTTTCCCGCCATGATGTCCGGCAGCACGCCCAGATCCTGCAGTCGCGGAATGGCGCCAATGGCGGAATTCGTGTGCAGAGTCGAGTACACCTGATGGCCAGTCATGGCGGCGCGAAATGCCATTTCGGCGGTTTCCTGATCGCGAATCTCACCGACCAGAATTACGTCCGGATCCTGGCGCATCATCGAACGGATGCCGCTCGCAAAATCGAGCTTGGCCACATTTACCGACGTCTGGCGAATCAAGGTCATCGGATATTCGACCGGATCCTCCAGCGTCATGATATTCACGCCTTCGGTGTTGACGTGGTTCAGAATCGAATAGAGCGTGGTGGTCTTGCCGGAGCCTGTTGGACCGGTCACCAGAATAATGCCTTCAGGCCGCGCCATCATCAGCCGCAGCATCTTCAATTCATCTTCCTGTAATCCCAGATCCTCCAGCGGGACAATGCCCTTTTGCCGATCAAGGATGCGTAGCACGATGTTCTCGCCGTGCGTGGTTGGCTGCGCGGACACGCGAAAATCCACCGGGCGGCCGGACAGGCTCAAGGAAATGCGCCCATCCTGTGGCGCGCGGGTTTCCGCAATGTTCATGCCGCTGATAACTTTCAATCGCACGACCATCGCCGACCAATAATTCTTGTGTAGCGATCGGATCTGTCTCAACACGCCGTCTATGCGGTAGCGGATGCGCAGAAATCCCTGCTCCGGCTCGAAGTGAATGTCGGACGCGCTGCGCTTGACGGCATCATTCAGCAGTGCATCGACCAGTCGGACCACCGGTTGACTGTATTCGTCAAACTCCGTCGCCAAACTCTGGTAATCGATTTCTCCCGTTTCAATCTCATTCAGGATGCCGTCGATGGATAGCTCGAATCCATAGTGCTGTTCAATGCCGATCGAAATATCGGATTCGCGCGCAAGCACCTGTTCGATACGCACATCATCCTTGATGAGCGCGCGAATCTGATCGAGTGCCACGACGTTCGAGGGGTCCGCCACCGCCAGCAAGAGCTTGCGCGCCTGCTGGTCGTAATCGACCGGCAATACCTGGTAGCGGCGCGCGATATCTTTCGGGACCAGCGCCAATGCATTGTGGTCGATGATGGTATTGGACAGGTCAATAGCGACCTGACCGAGGCTCTCCGAAAGCGTGTCGCGAATCGTCGCTTCGGTCACAAAACCCAGGCGAACAAGTATCTTGCCCAACGCGGTTTTTGACTTGCGCTGTTCGGTCAGCGCGATATTCAGCTGGTCGGGCGAGATGACGCCGCGCGCAAGTAGCGTCTGGCCAAGCGGCAGTTGGGTAACGGGGGCGTTCATTTGATCCATTGGTTGCAGACGCGTGACATCGCTAGATGCAAAATCCGTGATTGACACGACAGGTCGATTGTATCAACCCGACTGAGGCCCTGAAGACGCGACTCAATGCCTCGATGATGCACTTTATTCGCTGTACCCATGCCGCCTCGGTTATTACGGGAATCGGTCGTGAGATCCTTGACGCGACGGGACACGGCAGCGGTGTCAAACTGTCCACCTGATTTTGGCTGCGCCGCTTGCGCCTTCAGATAATATTCAAGCGCCAGTTTGGGCTGCTTCAAATGATCGAGGCTGACCGCCAGATTGTAAAGATAGTCGGCATTTTCGGACTCCAACCGGTAGGCTTCAAAGTAGGCTTGCTGTGCTTCCACCCAGCGCCGCTCTACTGCATACAGATTGCCGAGCGTAAAACGTAACGACGCCGCTTCCGGATTCCGGCCCACCAGCGTCTTGAGTTCGACTTCCAGCGAAGGCGACCTTGAATCGCGCACGGCCAACAAACCTGCAAGTGCCGCGCCATTGCGCGGATCGATCACCAATACTTGCCGATAGTGGCGCGCCGCCAACGCCAATTCACCCATGCGCGCAAGAACGGTCGCCATCCCAAGTTGCGCATCCGCGCTTGAAGTATCCGCCTGCACCAGCTTTGCGTACAGTGTCCGTGCCCGCGGATAGTCGGCGTTTTTCAGCGCCTCGTAAGCGTCAGTGATTCCGAAATTGACTGCTGGCGCTTCAACCGACTGCGCGAACTTCAGCTCGACGCGGGCTTCCTTGACACCGGCGCATCCTTCAGCGACTTCACCATAGCTTCACGCTCCGTGAGACGCATCGTCGTGCTTGCCGTCATTCGCGGGGCAAGTTTGGCAGCGAGGTCTGTTCTGCCGCTGGCGGCAGCAATGGCGGCAGCGGCGGCACTACGGACATCGCTGGCAATCCAGGTTTGGACGCACTTTCGTCGGGTTGTCTGGCGCCCGGTTGGCCCGGTTGTCGGCTGCGCCGCAGGCAGTGTCATTGCCGGCCGTGCCGCAGATGTTCATGGCGGCAGGCCGGGACATGCGATTGACTTCATTCAAACGTACCAGCCACCACCGCCCACTGCCAGCAGGGCTATGGCGATCAGCGGTAGCAACCATTTCTTTTTCGAGTCTTTGTCGGCGCTGGCCGAGTGCTTTCCGCAACAAATGCGTTTCGCGCGGTATCACGCGCTTGAGCCGCGTCGACCCGGGTCGCATCTAGCCTGGACTGCATTCCTGGACTAGCCGTTACCGACGGTGCGCGCGCAAACTGATCGTCGGCTTTTTCTGCAGTTTTGTGGTCGGTGAGATTTTCGAGACGAAGTTCGGAGCCACGTTGCGGATCATTCGCGACTGATTTTCTCGCAAGGGCTGTTCGGCCACTTTCTCTGGGCGCGATAACTTCTTTGTAGTCTTCCAGATTAAAATCCGACGGTCCGGCATCAGCTGCGGCAGACGATTCAGGCCTTGATGTGGAGGCCGATTCGGCATCGGCCAACCGCCTTATTGCCGCAAAATCGAGTGGATCGGGCTCGGATTCACTGGACAGTTTGGCGCGTTTGGCCTCCTCGGCACGTTTGAGCGCATCGAGGAGCAGGCTCATGGCGCTTTCCTTGGCTCCCCTTCAGGCACGACTGGATTAGGTTGAAACTGTGGATTCATCACGTCCATTGACGGTGAGGCATCCTTGAAGAACTGGGAGTCGGGCAGGTATTTCTTGTAGTCAGACCAGATCCGCATCCACGCTCGCTTCTCGGATCACCAGTGCACGAATGAATACAACTAATTCGCTCTTCTTGCCGGCGTCATCGCGTTTGCTGACCGCATCACCAAAGAACGGTATCCGAGACAGGATTGGCAATCCTGCGCGGCTCGTCTTAAATTCATCCTGCATCAAGCCGCCAAGTACGGCAGTTTGACCACTAGCCACACGCATCATGGCTTCGAATTCGCGTGTCTCAATTTGCGGTACGAGGTTGGGTACAGATAGGGATAAAGTGGGATTTGGATCTTGCACATATTTCGTGATGCGCGTAACACTTGGACGAACACTGAGATTGATAATGTCATTTTCGCTAATTTGCGGGGTGACAGACATGACGAATCCTTGCGGTACAACTTGAGCTGAGGAATTGACGGTTGGTAGGGTGGTGGGCCTGCCGGTAGTTTGGTCAAGAGTTCCGGGCGTAGACGTCACGTTAAAATAAACAGTGTTTTCGACGACGCGCATCACGGCAGTCTGATTGTTTAGCGTCATGATCTTTGGACTGGAAAGTACGCGCGTATTGCCAAAGGATTGAGCAGCTTAATGGTGCTACTGATATCTCCGCCGGCTGCGGCATTGGGATTACGGTAGGAAATCGAAAATATTGGTGCCTGCGTTGGCACAGGATTAGTATCCAGTGTTCCGGTCAAGTTTTGTTTGATGGTGTAGCCTAAGCCCTGTAACCCCAAGGCAGACCAATCGACCCCGATTGATAGGCATCATTCAGTACGACTTCGACAACGGTTGCCTCGATCAAGACTTGTCGACGTGAAGAGCCGCTTATCTGCTCGATAAATTCGCCAACTTTTTCATGTTGTCGTGAAGTGGCGCGAATTGCCAAGTTACCCGTCTCCGCATTCATGATGACCGATGCGGCTTCGCGAAAAGTCAAGGTTTGCGACGCGCCTTCTTGTGTGCCAACTTGTTCTGCAATGCCCGGCCCGGTAATTGTCGTTTGCCCTGATTGGCTTGTTTGGCCGCCGGCTCGACGTTGCGTTGCAGTTTGGGGACGGTTGCTGGCACTCACGCCTTGTGAGCGCGTTTGGGTAAATGTTTCGGAACTGCCTTCCGGGAGCAACTTGTCCGTGTCGCGCAGCATGTCCTTAATATTTTTTTCGAGGGTTTCCCAGAATTTATTCTTGCTGGTATTTTGAAGTTTCACCATCGAGCTGTTTTGTCCCGCGCCGCCGCCCGTCGCGCCTCCCGCTGCTGCTCCGTGATAGGACCGACGACTTGTGTCTCTACGCCGATGGAACTCGTCGTATCCCGCTGCATGTTGACGTAATCAACTTTATAGATTTTGAGATATGGCGAATCCGGTCGTACCACGATGTTTGGCCCGTCTACCTCCCAACGCATATCCACCTGCTTCGATACCCGCGTCAGGATCTGCTTCAGCGTCTGGTCGATCGCGTTAAGCGTCACGCGCCCTTCAATGCCGGGATGAATATCAATATTCACCTTCGTGTCGCGGCCAATCGCAAACATCAGCTCTGGACCGGCACGTTGTTCACGGTGACGGAATACTTCACTTCGTCGACGCGGGGCCGCGGCGGCACGGGAGCAGTACCTGACGAACCGGGTCGGGCACCGCGTTCACGGTGGCGGCAGCACCATTTTGCTGGATTGCGTCAAGTGGGAGCCGACAGATCAGCCTGAAGATGTCCGTCAGTCCGTGCAACAGGCTGCGTACCACAACCAGCAAGAGCGAACACGCAGATTCCGAGGCTCGCCCGGATACGTGGACTTTCAATCAACCGTGCCGGTTGATGGTGAAACTTCTCGAGTGGCCTCTGCGTCAACATCATGGTTCGCGTTATCTTTCTTGACGGAAGTTGCATTTTGCATCCGCTCGAATTTCTTGCTTCAGGACCAACACGTTCGCGGGTGTTAGTGTGCTCTGCAGATTCTCCAATTACCTTTATAAAAGGATTAGCCAATAAAAGCAATGGGTTGGACGGTGTTCTGCAAAAATAACTTTAGCTGCGAAATTGTCCGTCTAGTGCGCCCCAGCTACTTGCTACCGGCGACTTTGTCGGTGCGCGGCCGAAGATCTTCCCGGATAAGCGCCCACCGATCAGCAACATTAGGGCCTGAATTTAGCCAACTGGCGGAAAGCTTCAACTTTTCGTCAGTTTGCCTCCGCGCGTTTGACAAAACTACCATAAAGCACGCTTACACGAGGTTTCGCTTGTGCCGGCAGGGTAGACCATGATTCGATCAGGATTGAGTTCTTGGCTGGCGGCCGCAGAAAATTCTCGATAGCGGATTTTCTTGAGGATGCGCAGTCATCAATTGAATTGAATGCCGATCCGCCGGCAGCTCTGCCAAACGCAAACATCGGCATCCATACGCGCATCCAGCCAGTCGGACGATGATATTTTGTCCGCTTCCGGTGGGGCGCGATTGCTGGCTGGGGCAAGATTTACAGGGGCAGTGCTTTGCGTCACGTCCGGGCGCGAAGCTCCAGCAAGTACTATCGCGGCAGGGGCATCAGCGGCCTTCGTCTTGGCGTCTGGCGTGGTGGCTGTGGTCGTGTTTGGCGCACTTCCCGGCGCTTCAACAATTGGCGCAACTGCCATATCCGGACCGGTCTGCGCTGCGGGAGTGACATTCGTAATCGTACCTACGACGGCGGCGGACACTGCGGCAGGAGCCTCAGGTGCCCTCGTGGCGATTGGCGTAGTCACCATCGCAGAGGAGAGAGCGGCCGTCCCAGCGCCGCCCGTTGCAGTCATCCGGCCCGCCATGAAACCAATCGCGCTACCCACCAGAAGTGACGCGGCAATGGCAAACCAACGGCTGCGGTCATTCTTTGCACCTGGCAGCACAATCTGGGTGTCGCTGATGGCGGCTCGCACATGATCTGGGGTGATGGTATGCGTATTGGCTGCATAGGCGGCCAGCGGAGTCTTATCCGCATAGATATTGATTCGGCGTAATGAGCCCTTCCGGCGCTTCAGCAATCAGCTTCGGCGCATCTGGCGAAAAAGATCCGGGCCCTTGTACCCGGCAGCCCGTAATCGAAATTCAGGTAATCCTTGATATCCCTCGCGGGCAATGAAATCAAATTGAAGCTGTGGGTAATGCGCTCCTTCGGTTGCCGCATGTTGGGAAGCATCAAATGTTGATCAAGCTCCGGCTGTCGAACAGCACGATCTGCATCAACTTGTCATGACCTCGTCTCGAGATTCGAGAGCAGGCGAATTTCTTCAACGTCTCCAGTGGCATTGCGTGCGCTTCGTCGATCAGCGCCACCACCTGCTTTTGCAGGCATGGGTAGCAATCAAGCGCTCCTGCGGCGCACGAATCCAGCTTCCGATGGTGTTGCCCCCATGGACATCGACGCCGAGATCGTCGGCAATCGTTGCGAGCATTTCATCCGGCGCAAGTGACGGAACTGCCAGGGTAAATGGTCTCAACGGAATCAGGCAACCGTTCCATCAGCACCCGGCACACTTGGTTTTCCCCGCGCCCACACCTCGCGAGTAGCCTTTACCGTACCTTCACCGCTGGTAATGGCGTAGATAAGCGCCTCCAGTGTTTCGCCGCGATTTTGCGCCGGCAAAGAAAAATTCCGTGTGCGGTGTAATCTTGAAGGAGGGCGCTTCGTTGGGCCCGAAGTGCTCCAAGAGTAAATCGTCATGGTTGACGTTCCCGGCTGTTCGATGAGTGGCCAGCAGTTTAGCATCGCCCTGGTTTCCTTCACGTCCGGCGAGTGGTCCCGGCCGCTAGCACATCCAGCCTGCTATAGAGGGTGGACCGCGAAACGCCCAGCAAACGTGCGGCAGAGACATGTTGCCCTTGGCGAGTTCGATGGCGGCATCGATGTAACGCAGTTCGATCGCCGCAAGGGTGACGGCGAGATTGAAGTCCGGCTGGCCTTCGATTTCGCCTTCGATCGCCCGAATCGATACGGCCTCAACCGTTGTTTTGGCGGAGTGCTCAACATCGACCGTACCCGAATTTCGAACTCCGACTGAAGCTCCACAACGCTCACTGTAGCCCCGCGTACTTCGCGGTTAACCGAATATCAATATTCTTCAATTCGCGAACATTGCCCGGAAATCCGTACGCCAGCCATGTCGCACGCCGAATCGTCGAGCGCGAATGGTTTTACCGCCCTGTTTGCCTGCATAAGCGTTACGAAAGTATTCCAAAAGTTTCAATTTGTCTTCGCCGAGATCGCGTAAAGGTAGTACATGCGGCGCAAACACAGACAAACGATGAAAGAGATCGGCACGAAACCGGCCGGACTTAACTCCCGCGCCCAGGTCCGCCGGTTGGTCGCGGCGACTATTCGCGCACGCGACAAACGCGAATGGGTTTCACCGACACGCGGATTGACCGTTTCTCCAGAACACTTAACAGCTTGGGCTCCAGATCCAGCGGCAATTCGCCGACTTGTCGAGAAACAAAGTCCCCTCTCCGGCATCTTCAATACCTGGCCTTGCTACCCGTCGCACCAGTGAACGAACCCTTGACGTACCCGGAACAAAGGTCGGTTCGACCCGAGGTTCGCGGATATGGCCACACAGTTCAACGCGAGGGCAACTTGGTGCGCGAACTAAGGTAATGCAGCGCCGCGGCAACGCGCTCTTTAACTGCCGGGCTCAC
This window contains:
- the tadA gene encoding Flp pilus assembly complex ATPase component TadA; translated protein: MNAPVTQLPLGQTLLARGVISPDQLNIALTEQRKSKTALGKILVRLGFVTEATIRDTLSESLGQVAIDLSNTIIDHNALALVPKDIARRYQVLPVDYDQQARKLLLAVADPSNVVALDQIRALIKDDVRIEQVLARESDISIGIEQHYGFELSIDGILNEIETGEIDYQSLATEFDEYSQPVVRLVDALLNDAVKRSASDIHFEPEQGFLRIRYRIDGVLRQIRSLHKNYWSAMVVRLKVISGMNIAETRAPQDGRISLSLSGRPVDFRVSAQPTTHGENIVLRILDRQKGIVPLEDLGLQEDELKMLRLMMARPEGIILVTGPTGSGKTTTLYSILNHVNTEGVNIMTLEDPVEYPMTLIRQTSVNVAKLDFASGIRSMMRQDPDVILVGEIRDQETAEMAFRAAMTGHQVYSTLHTNSAIGAIPRLQDLGVLPDIMAGNIIGVVAQRLMRRVCMHCREPYRPDDELTLKILGVDPGWKGEIFRAAGCEECDNTGYRGRLAIMELFKMNGDMDELIARRATGREIREAARRTGFRTLAEDAVSRVLAGQTSLEEITRIVDLTDRVA
- a CDS encoding tetratricopeptide repeat protein, whose product is MATVLARMGELALAARHYRQVLVIDPRNGAALAGLLAVRDSRSPSLEVELKTLVGRNPEAASLRFTLGNLYAVERRWVEAQQAYFEAYRLESENADYLYNLAVSLDHLKQPKLALEYYLKAQAAQPKSGGQFDTAAVSRRVKDLTTDSRNNRGGMGTANKVHHRGIESRLQGLSRVDTIDLSCQSRILHLAMSRVCNQWIK